The window tttatCTCCAACTTTCATGACGGTGTAAAACAATGGCACAGAGTGGCCTCAATTCACAACCCTGATACATTTCCATTTATACCTGTAAAACTGTACGGATTAAGGAAACTTCTTGTTAATAGTGACCTTTAAAGGCCTGTCAAGTTTGAAAAAAGTTAATATTTCGGAACTTTGGACAGAGCCAAGCTAGCTGTTTCCATCCTTTAAGCTAAGTTAAGCTAGGCTAAGCTAAGCACCTATTAGCTCTATACTcaacacacagacatgagacatatcaatcttctcatctcactcttGTAAAGTAAGCaaataagcatttatttatattgacaAATATTGTCAGAGACTGGCCTGGCTGAAATTCAGTGACTCCAGGCCCGACGCTCTCCACGAAGCCGGCTGCCTCGTGGCCGAGGATGACCGGGAAGCCGTCTTCATGCATACTCTCCAAAAGGTGGTACAGGTCAGAATGGCACAACGCGGTCGCCACAATCTGAAACCGAAGATAGGAGCCAAAccaggaaaaaaacaaaggatTAAACGGATTCAGCAGTAGGCCTACTTGCACAAATATATGGACACTTTTATAAAACATGTCACTAAATAGATCTGGTAAATTGCACTCAGCATTGGGATTGAAGGATGATTCACTCCACATTAAGAGCCACAGACCAGCCAAAGAAGTGATAGTTGGTTGACATCTCTCACCTTGATGCGGACCTCGTTGGCCTCGGGCGGGGCTACTTCGACCTCCTCAATCACCAAAGGCTTGTTGGGCTCCCAGGCCACTGCTGCCTTGCACTTGATGACCTACAGGGCAGTGGAATCTGGAGTTACCGGGAGTTGCTGTCATCTAGGAGGCGCCACTTTGACTCATGCAATGCACATAATCATggcagaaaacataaatcattcaCTCCATATCCACGGCGGTAGATGACAGTGGCTTCCAGTACTCtaacactgctgctgctgaaaaAGTAAACGTCACTTCAAAGttattttggtcttttttttgtattccaATGTGGGCCTTCAGGATCTGCTTTTGGCTCTCGACCTCCTCATCTGTGCCAATTTTCCATTGCTGCGCAAATCCATCTGAATAGTTTTCAAACTAGAATGACGTGCAACACGATATCTCAGTGAGGCAGAGGGGACGGCAGTAAACGTGGTTCACTCAAAGTTGGAAAAGTCGAACAAAAACAAGCATGTGTAACGATAATAACGTTAACACTTTTGGtgagagcactgacacacatgtTATCAGCTTAGACGTTTAGTTTTTTCCATGTTCACACACTTGTAATTAAACTACTATACTCTAAAAAACAAGTTTAAACATCACAGCTGCactttacattattatatactcTCCTATTTGATACATACCTTACCAGCTGTCGCCATTTTTGCAGCAAAGCTGAAAGCAAATAATAAGGACGgagttgtgagagagagagagctgctcgACCGAATAGTGGAGAGGAGGGACTTTGGATTTGAGGTTTAAATACTGCTGTTACGCAAACATCCAGATGGGCAGGGACTAGTGAGGTCATAgttattacatttataaatgaaaGCCTGAGTCACTGGTTCCCACCCTGTGCTTTAACTTATTAtcatacactcaaagaaatgactcattggatgaactcaattacatttttggcaggttttccatccaatctcttgaagttcgcagacgacacaacggtcatcggcctcatcaggaacggtgacgagtctgcgtacagacgggaggttgaacggctggtcctctggtgtggacagaaccacctggagctgaacaagctcaagactgtggagatgacagtggacttcaggaggagccccccaacactatccccgctcaccattcaaaatagcactgttcctgcggtggagaccttcaagtttctgggatccacaatctcccgggacctgaagtgggcctccaacattaacaccatccgcaaaaaggcccagcagaggctgtactttctgcgccagctcaggaagttcaacctgcctcaggagctgctgatccttttttactccgccatcatccagtctgtcctctgctcttccatcactgtgtggtttggatcggtcaccaaacaggacagagtcagactacagcggatcgtcaggtctgcagaaagaaccattggttccagcctcccctccattctggacttgtacaccgccagagtcaggaagcgggcaggaaagatcactgcagacccttcacaccctggacacaagctgttccaactcctgccctctggtaggcgctacagagcactgtacgccaaaaccaccagacacagaaatagcttctttccactggccgtcaccatgatgaacaattaatcagactcttccatctgcactatctgcactttttgactactgtctttaatgtcttttttatatttatcccgcttattgtatattgtgtgtgtgtataagtacggaagagcaaagtgtaaccggagtcaaattccatgtatgtgcaaacctacatggccattaaagctgattctattctattctattctattcaataattatatgcaactccaactcaaatttagcacatcagtgcaataaaatgtaattaagttagtccaactcatttgtatcaaatacatctcaaataaaataacgatattcattaaattaaattaatttgtgtttgtccaactcaaaatataaactaactaactaacaaaatatgcaacatCCACACAGAAGTAACGTccagactgggaattgaacccacggacctctggctttgaggcgacagtgctagccactacaccaccgtgcagccctgaaagattcttcaccttgtaaacaactgattttcagaaggcgcatgcgcaaagggtagtcctcaatgaaacacatttattttgagttgatatgcacaccatctaacctaaataaatctaagaaatgaaagtattcacaCATTTTGTGtaacacccattaaatataaatatctatttttgtaattgatttatttaaatgtatcaaacaatatttaaatgtgtcacctcgaagaagggcttgaatcgtttttgtgagtgtaacctaaataaatctaataaatgaaagtattccgacattttgtgttccacccattcaatataaatatcttcgttttgtaattgatttatttaaatgtatcaaacaatatttaaatgtgtcacctctaagaagggcttgaatcgtttttttgagtgtagaaaaCAACTCCTCGAAGCTCTGAGCGTAGAAGGCGCCAAATTTGATCCACGGAGCATTGCTATAGCGCCAAACAACTGTTTCGTTTTAATTCATCCTTTATTGATCCTTTTATTGGGagattcttctctgcatttgacccatcctgagTTATGAaggtgggctgcagtgaagagcCCGGGGAGCCACTGGggggacacttcgacatgctgTGTAAAGATAGAGTGTGCTGTAATcacttatatatacagtatgtatatttcaagtttattttccttttattcatattgaaagaaaaaaactagtTTTTCTCCTGCTTTATAGTAGGCCCTACATGTAGTTGTCCTTCGCTCCCTTTCAGTGTCACACATAACTGACAAAGTTCAGTTTACTTATTGGATTCCGTTCACGGAAAAACAGACCTCCCATCGAGCTTCAGCAATAAACTTGATGAAGTGTGAATACTTTGAACCATTAACTGTTacattattatgtatattattattgtattcctTCCATATAGGTAAACATTTGTTCTTCCTCATAACCAGGACATTGTAATCAGGAAAGAGAGCTCGACACGAGAAGGCTGCCGTCATAATCAACACAGCCGCATCCGAGTTGAAATCATTAACTCTCCGACCTCCCATCAAGCTCCGGCAATAAACCTGACAAACTGCGGCAAGAAGGCGACGAGTGCTGGCCAATCAGAGGCGGAGTATTTGTgggtgagagagggaaaaaatTAAAGATCTGACTACAGTGAGCCGTGGAACTGATTCTGGCATGTGGACAAAGGCACACATCCAAAGAACTCTAGCACAGAGTGAAGCCAGCGCGACTACCGCCTGGCTCAGGTTGCTTCACCCCTGACCCACAGACATGCATTTCCTCAGGCACAAAGGCTCAAGATTGCCCAAAGGCCTCTTTTCTTGTCCGTCGTCCTGATAGAGTGAGTGTGAACACTGCCAATCCAAAAGGACCCTATTTGCATGTTCAAACCTTATCATGAGATCACTGCTTCTCCCGCCCCTGCTGGTTGTAACCGGGTGCAACCATACAAGTAATAAATATGATCACGTGAGCATGAATGAGGTCAATGTGCAAAGGAGGCGTGGCTACATATGTGGACCCTGCCCATCAGGAAGTCGAGCTGTTTTCTGTCCATTACAGACACATCCCGGTGTCTCCTGTAAACTCTACAATCCgggacttctctctctctcgcttgtaTCCCTCTATCCCTGGTACAGAAATGGCCACAGCTGGTAAAGTGAGTTTAATCTATCACGTGGCCATTCTGGagtctttatttttgtttccttATTTCTCGTCATTGTTGCAATATGCACGTGACAGTTTGCCTCGGTCACATGACGGCCAATGATAATTTGAGATGATTTACCGTGAATAATGTCTTTCATTTGAATGTGCTTGAAGGTTGATTCAGGGGTTGGAGTGAGCTTTCCTGCGCAGTGTTTTCCAGCATATCTGGTTGACAGATAAGTCATATTATGGACTAGTGTTTGGGTATCTTGACCTTAaagtgccctctctctctctctctctctttccgccTCCAACTCTTAATctcggtctctctctgtgtcctctggcTCATGTCCTGACTTGACACAGTTTGAACGTGTCCCGTCAGTTTTTGTGTTGATATTGGCAAGGCGGAGGGGCATGGTCATGATAAAACACACCAGTGGAAGACCACAGCAGCATTAAGGGAAATAACAAATGCTTATTTTATCAAATTGGACACAACGGAGATACTCGGCGGTTTAATTGCGTGTTTGTGGACTTTACACTGTTGTAGCTCGTATAGCCTTTATCAGAGGATTGCGACACTGTGGCTCTTTTGTTCGATAACCTTCCTAAGATTGATAATTTCTCAGTTATATTGGTCGTATTTCCCTGCTGGGGGTagtttcatgtgtttttactgCCCTGTAGGTCATCAAGTGCAAGGCAGCAGTGGCCTGGGAGCCCAACAAGCCTTTGGTGATTGAGGAGGTCGAAGTAGCCCCGCCCGAGGCCAACGAGGTCCGCATCAAGGTGAGAGACATCCAccatcagaacacacacacacgcgcggacGTGAAGGTTATAATATGCTGAGTATTGCTGGAACATATATTGCGATTTATTTGCCATTaattacctttttttcttttctttttttactgaacATTTTGCTTTTTGCCAATATCTGTTGTGTCTAACTAAAGGACGCTTTCACTAACCCTGCGTTCACACCATAAGCGTCGCGAACCTTCGCAATGCTTTACTTACGTGACTTTACACGCTTGAGAAGTTGTGGTTTATTCCCGTCGTTTGCAAATtagagtgggcggggcttatctctgtggcttgaaGAAGAACTAACCACCGGTTCTGCTTtctacttgttgaggacatgtcTCGCAGTAAACAGTTTGTTTCACATCTGACGAAGCAATTGGTTTGAATGCATAAGCATTACTCATGAATTATTCTTCTGTCAAATTTGTTCTCAAGTGTTTGCCAAGTCAACTTGCCAAATCTAAGAAAGGCATGTTTTGCTTTGTTTAAGTGGTCCCCTGCATATTGTCAACCGGATACACAATAGTGTACTCACAGTGTGTTACACACATTCCAGCTCCAAATCAGCCTCACATTCACAAACAGAAACTCCGGGAAAACCAAATAATCTCAAACATATCATATTCATGTCATTAATATTAATGTGAAATGATGTGTCGCTCCATTAACTTtttagtgtgtgcgtgtgcattcaTGGGACAGATTCATGCACACATTATTAAAAATGATAAACACAAAAAGATACGACCGCTCACAAAGTCAAAGTGTACTCACCTTTCCAACTGTGGACATTTTTCCAGCAAAAAGAGCAACTgagcaggagaggagtcaggaggcgAGTGCAGTCGCAAGACAACAAGTGGGGAGGAGACCAGAGATCAAAGAGATCTGAATGTTATTGCATCAGTAAAAATGCAAAGGAGTGTTGGAACATGTCCATCAGTGGAGATGATAATAAATCACCTTTGCTCAAGGGCAGTTGACCAACACAGGATATAAAAAATAGGATCGCTGCAAGCtcaaattaaaaagtttaaattaaAGAGCAACTCCTCTaaaaagagagggatggagtgaATTATGCATTTATTACATCAATAAATTAAACCAGGTGGGGATAAACTGCACCGTCAGGGAGGTCCGTGTCGAGTTAGATGTAAAACGAAAAGTCATAAAATATGTTGGCAAAATTAGAAGCAACTTTCACTTCCACACAAACCAaatgaacaaaacacacaaactacGGTGACTAAATGCAACAATGACTCCTCTAccactgagccccccccccctccccttcagcACAGTACAAAGCCCTCCAAGGAAACAGAAAACGCAGTTGACGGTTTTAAAGATTGacactaaaatataataaatctaATATATAATAGGTCTGAGGAAAAACAGCGGTTGGCTCCTCCAATGTCTGTTTAGCAacaacacatttataaaaaacaataactttATCAATTAACCTTTAATAAAATCATGCTTTTAGATATTTAGACACTTTGATATGTTTAGCTTACACTGCAGATGATACTCGTGAATCGGACAAGCAGATTAGTATTTTAGTGCTCGTCGTCAAATACAGTGGTAAATGGTGGTAAATGACAATTCAATTTGGGGTCATTGAAAGCATCGCAGTGGTCTCATTGAGAAGAAACATTCATGACCGTCCGGATGCTGTGGAAACAAAACAGAAGAGAAATGAGGACACCCCCTTTTTTAATTGATCTGTATTATCGTCGAGTGGTGGGGGAAGTATACAAGTGCACATCTACCATTTGCCCTGCTTCATCAGCTCAATGGCGTCGTTGACCTGGTCCAGAGTCATGGTGTGAGTGATGAACTCATCCACCATTATCTTCTTGTCCAGGTAGGCTTTGACCATCTGAGGCACGTCCTGCTTACCCTTAAAGCCTGAGGCACACAATGACTTAAGCAAAGACTTGTATCCAGAATATGACTAACTAGCTACCCACAGCAGAGGAGTTACCAGAGCGACGGTCCTATTGGTCTCACCTCCAAACGCGGAGCCCTTCCATGTGCGCCCGGCGATGAGCTGAACGGGTCGGGCCGAAAAGTCTTCCATTTCCGTCCAGCCGACTATCACACTGACGCCCCAACCCTGCATACAAGACTCCAAGGCGCTGCGCTAAACGGAAAAGTTCTGTTTAGATCGAGAGGTCACACCTCTTCATTATATCCTTGAACCGTATAAAATCAAAGCCTCCTCACCATGACGGCCACATTCCCGACACATTCCAGGGAGAAGTCCACTCCTCCGTCGGTCATCTCGGACAGCACCTCGCTCACGGGCTTACTGTGATCCTTGGGGTTCACGAAGTCGGTCGCCCCGAACACCTTGGCCTTCTCGAACTTATCCGGATTGATGTCAACGGCAAAGATCCTCTTGGCTCCTGCGGCCTTGCAGCCCATGACCGCAGCCAAGCCCACAGCTCCCAGACCGAACACGGCACACGTGGAGCCCGGTTCCACCTAGGGGCCAACAGAGTTGGGTCAACGTGGCTCTTCGGGTCGGACGTCTTGGTTCTTAAGACACTTGTTCTCCCGAGAGACTTTGGTGGTAAAATTTTTAAATGCATTGTCTTTAAACCGTGTGGATTCATTACAGTTGCAATAAAAATTATTCAACCATCCATTGCTTATTAGGCTTATTGGCAAATTGTAATAATTTTCAGCTGTTTGCAATGAACAAAGTAGAAAAGAACAGTTGAAATAGTTCAACAAAACTAATATTACCATG of the Pseudoliparis swirei isolate HS2019 ecotype Mariana Trench chromosome 11, NWPU_hadal_v1, whole genome shotgun sequence genome contains:
- the LOC130201882 gene encoding alcohol dehydrogenase 1-like isoform X1, whose protein sequence is MATAGKVIKCKAAVAWEPNKPLVIEEIEVAPPEANEVRIKIVATAVCHTDLYHLLESQDENGFPVILGHEAAGFVESVGPGVTEFQPGDKVIPLFIAQCKECKFCKSPKTNQCEKAWVSHSNGFPESRFTCKGKKLLQFKGTSTFTQYTVVNQMAVAKIDPAAPLDKVCLLGCGICTGYGAAVNTAKVEPGSTCAVFGLGAVGLAAVMGCKAAGAKRIFAVDINPDKFEKAKVFGATDFVNPKDHSKPVSEVLSEMTDGGVDFSLECVGNVAVMRSALESCMQGWGVSVIVGWTEMEDFSARPVQLIAGRTWKGSAFGGFKGKQDVPQMVKAYLDKKIMVDEFITHTMTLDQVNDAIELMKQGKCIRTVMNVSSQ